One Onthophagus taurus isolate NC chromosome 11, IU_Otau_3.0, whole genome shotgun sequence genomic window carries:
- the LOC111414444 gene encoding uncharacterized protein, with protein sequence MKTVLALIFLVLPQLISGYLQHIPDLSWLNEHYRNLWRTNDYNPNYFFDFYEPSHQTSQRYKLRPINNYNLDYGGKKHTQIDFSSKPFQYYPSKTSNLNLNQFQPQPFYQSQRQELNHISNLNQIQPQFFYQPQNEAKSPNPTVQTRAVSMTSTDINGFSRGIVTPGSGSLGITKLSNGQFALGSGSLGYGASPVQSPK encoded by the exons ATGAAAACG GTACttgcattaatttttttggttttgccTCAATTAATTTCCGGTTATTTACAACATATCCCTGATTTATCATGGTTGAATGAGCATTATCGAAATTTATGGAGAACTAATGATTATAacccaaattatttttttgatttttacgaACCAAGCCATCAAACTTCGCAAAGATATAAACTTCGCcctataaataattataaccttGATTATGGAGGAAAAAAACATActcaaattgatttttcttcaaaaccaTTTCAGTATTATCCTAGTAAAACATCGaatcttaatttaaatcaatttcaacCTCAACCTTTTTATCAATCCCAAAGACAAGAACTTAATCATATTTcgaatttaaatcaaattcaaccacaatttttttatcaacctCAAAACGAAGCTAAATCACCCAATCCAACGGTACAAACGAGAGCTGTTTCGATGACTTCAACCGACATCAACGGATTTAGTCGAGGAATTGTGACTCCAGGATCCGGGAGTTTAGGAATAACGAAACTAAGTAATGGACAATTCGCTTTGGGATCGGGCTCTTTGGGTTACGGAGCAAGTCCGGTACAAAGTCCAAAATAA
- the LOC111414438 gene encoding delta-like protein 4 — MGIQVFLLCIFGIVPIVMVDSAKYVPKWKKQACEIPASRNPHSHYICDDDGEVKCLPGWNGDLCDVPKCRPGCDPLQGYCNRPGECLCKLGYYGEKCNKCIPLPGCQHGYCNVSFECICHEGWDGLFCSEPTCRSDCHQTRGYCDNPGECKCRLGWAGKTCRECQILPGCLNGFCEKPLECKCHEGYTGILCQTPICSKTCHKERGYCKKPGECRCRVGWWGKDCDTCYPYPGCVNGNCTRPWECNCLPGWGGMLCDEELNFCEDNPKICENDGKCLSLGKNQYECVCPVGTSGKNCEEKKVISTTEKIVVTEEISTIPNTGVEDIPLVEDEKNNVA, encoded by the exons atggggATTCAAGTGTTTTTATTGTGTATTTTCGGAATCGTTCCAATTGTAATGGTTGATTCAGCTAAGTACGTGCCAAAATGGAAAAAACag GCTTGTGAAATCCCGGCTTCGAGAAATCCTCATTCTCATTACATTTGCGACGACGACGGTGAAGTAAAATGTCTTCCCGGTTGGAATGGCGATTTATGCGACGTTCCCAAATGTCGCCCAGGTTGTGATCCACTTCAAGGATATTGTAATCGACCGGGAGAGTGTCTTTGCAAACTCGGCTATTACGGCGAAAAATGTAACAAGTGCATTCCATTACCCGGATGCCAACACGGTTATTGTAACGTTAGTTTTGAGTGTATTTGCCACGAAGGATGGGATGGGTTATTTTGTTCAGAAC ctaCATGTAGATCGGATTGTCATCAAACTCGGGGTTATTGTGATAATCCTGGGGAGTGTAAATgtaggttgggttgggctGGGAAAACTTGCAGAGAGTGTCAGATTTTGCCAGGGTGTTTAAATGGGTTTTGTGAGAAACCTTTGGAATGTAAATGTCATGAGGGATATACTGGAATTTTATGTCAAACAC cgATTTGTTCAAAAACTTGTCACAAAGAGCGAGGATATTGCAAGAAACCAGGTGAATGTAG ATGTCGAGTTGGTTGGTGGGGAAAAGATTGCGATACCTGTTACCCATATCCAGGATGTGTAAATGGAAATTGTACAAGACCATGGGAATGTAATTGTTTACCAGGGTGGGGTGGAATGCTTTGCGATGAAG agtTGAATTTCTGCGAAGATAACCCTAAAATTTGCGAAAACGATGGAAAATGCCTCTCTTTGGGTAAAAATCAATACGAGTGTGTTTGTCCAGTTGGAACGTCAGGAAAAAATTGTGAAGAAAAGAAAGTTATTTCAACAACAGAAAAAATAGTGGTAACTGAAGAAATTAGCACGATTCCTAACACTGGTGTAGAAGATATTCCGTTGGTTGaggatgaaaaaaataatgttgcataa
- the LOC111414405 gene encoding lysosomal acid lipase/cholesteryl ester hydrolase-like isoform X1, with product MGGVKFCGLFLMFAFLLTTFVEITIAQQQRRKTPNGGRRNNVCREFKDYYRIQTSRNCFYDPAGEFELPELVGRAGYPLERHTLTAIDGYITTIFRLPNINYPHSNGQPVFIQHGILSNSANFITHGNVSLAYVLWNAGYDVWIGNFRGSYYSEGHVNLTTYDKEYWDHSIDEMALYDTPEAMSYMTSITGKSLFYIGHSLGTTIGMMYASEFPEEAARNIKLFVFMAPAYTLTNMISPYKQVAYTLPFFLKLANDFDLIRLISQSQPLRWMSEIVCLESPVLIQLCAQLHNLFYGPITGVGSEKVPVYYNVVPGGTSLKALTQASALVKGEFRKFDYGIKKNPEVYGTLQPPEYDIKKILVPTYVMYGQNDWVVGRKDSLNFYNNLSPIARYGIREINDGDFNHLDFVYGRRVKEYAYDRIIQLFQTFPNSK from the exons ATGGGTGGCGTGAAGTTTTGTGGTTTATTCCTAATGTTCGCGTTTCTGTTAACAACGTTCGTTGAAATTACCATAGCTCAACAGCAACGTCGTAAGACTCCGAACGGTGGACGTAGAAATAATGTGTGTAGAGAGTTTAAGGATTATTATAGAATTCAAACTAGTAGGAATTGTTTTTATGATCCTGCGGGGGAATTTGAATTG ccTGAATTAGTAGGTAGAGCTGGATATCCCTTAGAAAGACACACATTAACTGCCATCGATGGTTACATTACAACAATTTTTCGACTCCCCAACATTAATTACCCTCACTCAAATGGGCAACCCGTTTTTATTCAACACGGAATTTTATCAAATAGTgctaattttattacacacGGAAATGTTTCTTTGG ctTATGTTCTTTGGAATGCCGGATACGATGTTTGGATTGGCAACTTTAGGGGTAGCTACTATTCAGAAGGACATGTCAATTTAACAACTTACGATAAAGAATATTGGGACCACAG tataGATGAAATGGCGCTTTATGATACACCGGAAGCAATGTCTTACATGACTTCGATAACcggaaaatctttattttatatcggACATTCCTTGGGGACGACGATAGGGATGATGTACGCATCGGAATTTCCTGAAGAAGCCGCGAGAAATATAAAGCTTTTCGTTTTTATGGCACCTGCTTATACATTAACAAATATGATTTCACCATATAAACAAGTCGCTTACACTTTACCATTTTTCTTG AAACTCGCAAATGATTTCGATTTAATCCGATTAATATCGCAATCGCAACCGTTAAGATGGATGAGCGAAATTGTTTGTTTGGAATCGCCAGTTTTAATACAATTGTGTGCTCAATTgcataatttgttttatggaCCTATAACAGGAGTTGGATCA gAAAAAGTTCCTGTTTATTATAACGTAGTTCCCGGTGGGACATCTTTAAAAGCATTAACTCAAGCTTCAGCCTTAGTAAAAGGAGAGTTTAGAAAGTTTGATTATGGCATAAAAAAGAATCCCGAGGTTTATGGAACCCTCCAACCACCTGAATATGACATCAAAAAGATTTTGGTACCTACTTATGTGATGTATGGCCAAAATGATTGGGTTGTTGGACGAAAA gACTCgctaaatttttataataacttatCACCAATTGCTCGATATGGAATTAGAGAAATCAACGATGGcgattttaatcatttagactTCGTGTACGGCAGGCGCGTTAAAGAATACGCTTATGATCGAATTATACAATTATTTCAAACGTTTCCTAATagtaaataa
- the LOC111414405 gene encoding lysosomal acid lipase/cholesteryl ester hydrolase-like isoform X2, producing MPTLEFKEFSIKPELVGRAGYPLERHTLTAIDGYITTIFRLPNINYPHSNGQPVFIQHGILSNSANFITHGNVSLAYVLWNAGYDVWIGNFRGSYYSEGHVNLTTYDKEYWDHSIDEMALYDTPEAMSYMTSITGKSLFYIGHSLGTTIGMMYASEFPEEAARNIKLFVFMAPAYTLTNMISPYKQVAYTLPFFLKLANDFDLIRLISQSQPLRWMSEIVCLESPVLIQLCAQLHNLFYGPITGVGSEKVPVYYNVVPGGTSLKALTQASALVKGEFRKFDYGIKKNPEVYGTLQPPEYDIKKILVPTYVMYGQNDWVVGRKDSLNFYNNLSPIARYGIREINDGDFNHLDFVYGRRVKEYAYDRIIQLFQTFPNSK from the exons atgcCTACGTTGGAATTTAAGGAATTCTCTATTAAA ccTGAATTAGTAGGTAGAGCTGGATATCCCTTAGAAAGACACACATTAACTGCCATCGATGGTTACATTACAACAATTTTTCGACTCCCCAACATTAATTACCCTCACTCAAATGGGCAACCCGTTTTTATTCAACACGGAATTTTATCAAATAGTgctaattttattacacacGGAAATGTTTCTTTGG ctTATGTTCTTTGGAATGCCGGATACGATGTTTGGATTGGCAACTTTAGGGGTAGCTACTATTCAGAAGGACATGTCAATTTAACAACTTACGATAAAGAATATTGGGACCACAG tataGATGAAATGGCGCTTTATGATACACCGGAAGCAATGTCTTACATGACTTCGATAACcggaaaatctttattttatatcggACATTCCTTGGGGACGACGATAGGGATGATGTACGCATCGGAATTTCCTGAAGAAGCCGCGAGAAATATAAAGCTTTTCGTTTTTATGGCACCTGCTTATACATTAACAAATATGATTTCACCATATAAACAAGTCGCTTACACTTTACCATTTTTCTTG AAACTCGCAAATGATTTCGATTTAATCCGATTAATATCGCAATCGCAACCGTTAAGATGGATGAGCGAAATTGTTTGTTTGGAATCGCCAGTTTTAATACAATTGTGTGCTCAATTgcataatttgttttatggaCCTATAACAGGAGTTGGATCA gAAAAAGTTCCTGTTTATTATAACGTAGTTCCCGGTGGGACATCTTTAAAAGCATTAACTCAAGCTTCAGCCTTAGTAAAAGGAGAGTTTAGAAAGTTTGATTATGGCATAAAAAAGAATCCCGAGGTTTATGGAACCCTCCAACCACCTGAATATGACATCAAAAAGATTTTGGTACCTACTTATGTGATGTATGGCCAAAATGATTGGGTTGTTGGACGAAAA gACTCgctaaatttttataataacttatCACCAATTGCTCGATATGGAATTAGAGAAATCAACGATGGcgattttaatcatttagactTCGTGTACGGCAGGCGCGTTAAAGAATACGCTTATGATCGAATTATACAATTATTTCAAACGTTTCCTAATagtaaataa
- the LOC111414406 gene encoding gastric triacylglycerol lipase-like encodes MIDRRVLTVILSAIFLKIVVSLSHKHNVCHSWDGYYTDKDCYYNPDQHSELAEIVQRRGYTIEEYQVETKDHYYLKVFRIPKPGKTPVFLIHGLYSSSISFVLAGNHSLAFVLAEAGYDVWLGNFRGSRYSRGHKFLHDDSFKYWDFSLHELGVYDISTQLELINKITEKPIAYIGFSLGTIAGHIYSATYPTRAKQIIKVMISMAPTALLETSISGLRTIGPLFPSIAATVNAYSHGELLPRNGVIKNVINSICLPYPHQMRSCLAIIQSGFGFSEDQINPETLPIILAQDRDSISMKVVLHQRQIVHSRKFRQFDYGHSGNVKEYHQDVPPLYHLNDIRVPNHFIRAKGDLLGTKNAVEELYHYLPDDVQKGIYVVDHPTFSHTDFLWGKDAYYLVYKHILEFLSTFK; translated from the exons ATGATCGACAGGAGAGTGTTAACAGTCATATTAAGTgccatttttcttaaaattgttgttagtCTTTCACACAAACATAATGTTTGTCATTCTTGGGATGGTTATTACACGGATAAAGATTGTTATTACAATCCAGATCAACATTCGGAATTA gctGAAATTGTTCAAAGACGCGGTTACACCATCGAAGAATACCAAGTAGAAACCAAGgatcattattatttaaaagtatttcGTATCCCAAAACCTGGGAAAACTccggtttttttaatacatgGTTTATACTCTTCTTCAATTAGTTTTGTGTTAGCGGGGAATCATTCTTTAg CATTTGTGCTTGCCGAAGCTGGATATGATGTTTGGTTGGGAAATTTTAGAGGTAGCAGATATTCTAGAGGACATAAATTTTTGCATGATGATAGTTTCAAATACTGGGATTTCAG tttacATGAATTAGGAGTTTATGACATTTCAACTCAATTGGaattaatcaacaaaattACTGAAAAACCTATCGCTTATATTGGATTTTCTTTAGGAACTATTGCAGGCCATATTTATTCAGCTACTTATCCAACTAGGgctaaacaaataataaaagtgaTGATTTCAATGGCACCTACAGCGTTATTAGAAACTTCAATATCTGGTTTGAGAACTATTGGACCTTTATTTCCATCAATAGCT gCAACGGTAAATGCATATTCTCATGGAGAACTTCTTCCTCGaaacggtgtaataaaaaatgtcatAAACAGTATTTGTTTACCGTATCCGCACCAGATGAGATCTTGCTTAGCTATAATTCAATCTGGATTTGGTTTTAGTGAAGATCAAATTAATCCg gAAACACTCCCCATCATTTTAGCTCAAGACCGCGACAGTATCTCAATGAAAGTCGTTCTTCATCAACGCCAAATTGTTCATTCAagaaaatttcgtcaattcgATTATGGGCATAGTGGTAATGTAAAAGAATATCATCAAGATGTTCCTCCATTATATCATTTGAATGATATTAGAGTTCCTAATCATTTTATAAGGGCCAAAGGAGATTTATTAggaacaaaaaat gcaGTTGAAGAATTATATCATTACCTCCCTGATGATGTTCAAAAAGGTATTTACGTTGTTGACCATCCAACGTTCTCTCACACCGATTTCTTATGGGGAAAAGATGCTTATTATCTTGTTTACAAACATATTTTGGAATTCCTCTCTACATTCAAGTAA
- the LOC111414442 gene encoding keratinocyte proline-rich protein-like, with protein MRTLVLICLVLGTVFGEELPEKKHEKRGLLGLGYGHADHLDLHGHGIHAHSFHGDAIHGHAFHGHAFHGHALHGHHDVHLHDDIHHGHFDGHLLDGHLHLPHSHAHVHAHTEVVKNVPVPVPHPVAVPVDRPVPVPVPVKVAVPVDRPYPVPVPKPYPVHIERHVPVPVDRPVPVPVPHAVPYPVVKHVGVPVPAPYAVPVAKPYPVPVPHPVPVVKPVVITKHVHYDHHHGHHHHLW; from the exons ATGAGGACTTTG GTACTAATCTGTTTGGTATTGGGTACGGTTTTCGGTGAGGAACTCCCCGAAAAGAAACATGAAAAGCGTGGGCTTTTAGGATTGGGATATGGACATGCGGATCATTTGGATCTTCACGGACATGGAATTCACGCGCATAGTTTTCATGGTGACGCTATTCATGGTCACGCTTTTCACGGCCATGCTTTCCACGGCCACGCTTTACATGGTCATCACGATGTTCATCTCCACGACGATATCCACCATGGACATTTCGATGGACACCTTTTAGATGGACATCTTCATCTTCCCCATTCGCATGCGCATGTTCACGCTCATACGGAAGTCGTTAAAAATGTTCCTGTCCCAGTTCCACATCCAGTTGCGGTTCCTGTTGATAGACCAGTACCAGTTCCTGTTCCAGTGAAAGTTGCTGTTCCAGTTGATAGGCCTTATCCGGTTCCTGTACCTAAACCGTATCCAGTACATATTGAAAGACATGTTCCAGTACCTGTTGATCGTCCAGTACCAGTTCCGGTACCACATGCGGTGCCATATCCGGTTGTTAAACACGTTGGAGTACCGGTTCCTGCTCCTTATGCTGTTCCGGTAGCCAAACCTTATCCGGTTCCGGTACCGCATCCTGTTCCGGTTGTCAAACCGGTTGTTATCACCAAACATGTCCATTATGATCATCATCATGGACATCATCATCAcctttggtga